In a single window of the Nicotiana tomentosiformis chromosome 10, ASM39032v3, whole genome shotgun sequence genome:
- the LOC104116593 gene encoding ARF guanine-nucleotide exchange factor GNOM, protein MGRLRLQSSIKAIEEEPEDCETSSNKTAIACMINSEVSAVLAVMRRNVRWGGRYVSGDDQLEHSLIQSLKTLRKQIFSWQHSGQAISPALYLQPFLDVIRSDETGAPITSVALSSVFKILTLDIFDINTVNIEDAMHSVVDAVTSCRFEVTDPASEEVVLMKILRVLLACMRSKASVVLSNQHVCTIVNTCFRVVHQAGTKSELLQRIARHTMHELVRCIFAHLPKVDNMQHSIVRRRSSTKSEVAANDNEYSFSSKSGNGTGTSEYNSLPPSGGFTSSVSTGLLSTDEGMVMGDNGKDNIPYDLHLMTEPYGVPCMVEIFHFLCSLLNVVEHVGMGPRANTMAFDEDVPLFALGLINSAIELGGPAICSHPRLLSLVQDELFRNLMQFGLSISPLILSMVCSIVLNLYQHLRTELKLQLEAFFSCVVLRLAQSRYGASYQQQEVAMEALVDFCRQKSFMVEMYANLDCDITCSNIFEDLANLLSKSAFPVNSPLSAMHILALDGLIAVIQGMAERIGNGSYDSEYTPINLEEYTPFWMVKCENYSDPDHWVPFVRRRKYIKRRLMIGADHFNRDPKKGLEFLQGTHLLPEKLDPQSVACFFRFTAGLDKNLVGDFLGNHDEFCVQVLHEFAGTFDFQDMNLDTALRLFLETFRLPGESQKIARVLEAFSERYYEQSPQILANKDAALLLSYSIIMLNTDQHNVQVKKKMTEEDFIRNNRHINGGNDLPREFLSELYHSICNNEIRTTPEQGAGFAEMNPSRWIDLMHKSKKTSPYIMCDSKAYLDHDMFAIMSGPTIAAISVVFDHAEHEDVYQTCIDGFLAVAKISACHHLEDVLDDLVVSLCKFTTLLNPSMVEEPVLAFGDDAKARMATVTVFNIANEYGDFIRTGWRNILDCILRLHKLGLLPARVASDAADDSEACSDPGHGKPLTNSLSAAHMQSLGTPRRSSGLMGRFSQLLSLDTEEPRSQPTEQQLAAHQRTLQTIQKCHIDTIFTGSKFLLADSLLQLARALIWAAGRPQKGSSSPEDEDTAVFCLELLIAITLNNRDRIELLWQGVYEHSANIVHSTIMPCALIEKAVFGLLRICQRLLPYKENFADELLKSLHLVLKLDARVADAYCEQITQEVSRLVKANAPHIRSQMGWRNITQLLSFTARHTEASEPGFDALCFIMSEGAHLSSANYVLCNDAARNFAESRTGPADRPACAVDLMAGSVACLARWSKDAREAMAEAEALKLSQDIGEMWLRLVQGLRKVCLDQREVRNHALSSLQMCLTGVDEIYLPHGLWLQCFDIVIFTMLDDLIELTSQKDYRNMEETLVLALKLLSKVFLQLLHELSQLTTFCKLWLGVLNRMEKYMKVKLRGKKSEKLQELVPELLKNTLVVMKSKGVLVQRGALGGDSLWELTWLHVNNIVPSLQSEVFPDNESGHLDSDQTDIGRNAYDETGPS, encoded by the exons atggGGCGTTTAAGGCTACAATCTAGTATCAAAGCAATTGAAGAAGAACCAGAAGATTGTGAGACTTCTTCCAACAAAACTGCTATAGCTTGTATGATTAATTCTGAAGTAAGTGCTGTTTTAGCAGTCATGAGAAGAAACGTGAGGTGGGGTGGTCGTTATGTTTCAGGAGATGATCAGCTAGAACACTCTCTAATCCAGTCTCTTAAGACATTGCGTAAGCAGATATTTTCATGGCAGCATTCAGGGCAAGCCATCAGTCCAGCCTTATATCTCCAGCCATTTCTGGATGTTATTCGGTCTGATGAAACTGGGGCACCAATCACTAGTGTTGCATTGTCTTCTGTTTTCAAGATTTTGACCCTCGATATTTTTGATATTAATACTGTCAATATTGAAGATGCAATGCACTCTGTTGTGGATGCTGTGACTAGTTGCAGATTTGAGGTGACAGATCCTGCATCAGAAGAAGTTGTATTGATGAAGATACTTAGAGTTCTTTTGGCGTGCATGAGAAGTAAAGCATCGGTTGTGTTGAGTAATCAGCATGTTTGCACCATCGTCAACACATGCTTCAGAGTAGTTCATCAAGCTGGAACAAAAAGTGAGCTCTTACAGCGGATAGCACGTCACACCATGCATGAACTCGTGAGATGTATTTTTGCGCACCTTCCAAAAGTTGACAACATGCAACATTCCATAGTTAGACGGCGCAGTTCTACCAAAAGCGAG GTTGCTGCTAATGATAATGAGTACAGTTTCAGTAGCAAGTCGGGAAATGGTACTGGTACCTCCGAATATAATAGCCTACCACCTTCTGGAGGTTTCACTTCTTCTGTTTCCACAGGTCTGCTTAGCACAGATGAAGGCATGGTCATGGGTGATAACGGGAAGGATAACATTCCTTATGACCTACATTTGATGACAGAGCCATATGGTGTCCCATGCATGGTCGAGATATTTCACTTCTTGTGCTCTTTGTTGAATGTTGTCGAACATGTAGGGATGGGTCCTAGAGCAAATACTATGGCATTTGATGAAGATGTTCCACTATTTGCCCTTGGTTTGATTAACTCAGCCATTGAACTGGGAGGCCCTGCTATTTGCAGTCACCCCAGATTGTTGAGTTTAGTCCAGGATGAATTATTCCGTAATCTAATGCAGTTTGGTTTGTCAATTAGTCCATTGATTCTTTCAATGGTCTGCAGTATTGTACTAAATCTATATCAGCACTTGCGTACTGAACTGAAACTACAGCTTGAGGCTTTCTTTTCCTGTGTGGTCTTGAGACTTGCACAAAGTCGTTATGGGGCTTCATACCAGCAGCAGGAAGTAGCAATGGAGGCTCTTGTTGACTTTTGCAGACAAAAATCCTTCATGGTAGAAATGTATGCAAATTTAGATTGCGATATCACCTGCAGTAACATTTTTGAAGACCTTGCGAACTTATTATCTAAGAGTGCATTTCCGGTGAACTCTCCATTGTCTGCCATGCACATTCTTGCTTTGGATGGTCTGATTGCTGTAATCCAGGGAATGGCTGAGAGGATAGGCAATGGATCCTATGATTCGGAATACACTCCAATAAATCTAGAGGAGTATACTCCATTCTGGATGGTTAAGTGTGAGAACTATAGTGATCCTGATCATTGGGTACCATTCGTACGTCGCCGGAAGTACATCAAGAGAAGGTTAATGATTGGAGCTGATCACTTTAATAGGGACCCAAAGAAAGGGCTGGAGTTTCTTCAAGGAACACATCTATTGCCGGAAAAACTTGATCCGCAGAGTGTGGCTTGCTTTTTTAGGTTCACAGCTGGGCTAGATAAGAATCTTGTTGGGGATTTTCTTGGAAATCATGATGAATTTTGTGTCCAGGTGCTTCATGAGTTTGCTGGAACATTTGATTTCCAAGACATGAATCTAGATACCGCATTGAGGCTTTTTTTGGAAACTTTCCGATTGCCTGGGGAATCTCAAAAGATAGCAAGGGTGCTTGAGGCATTTTCAGAGAGATACTATGAGCAATCTCCGCAGATTCTAGCTAATAAAGATGCTGCTCTGTTGTTATCGTATTCTATAATAATGCTCAACACTGACCAGCACAATGTTCAGGTAAAGAAGAAGATGACAGAGGAGGATTTCATCCGTAATAATCGGCACATTAATGGAGGTAATGATCTTCCTCGTGAATTTCTATCTGAATTGTACCATTCAATCTGCAACAATGAGATCCGGACAACACCAGAACAAGGTGCTGGTTTTGCTGAAATGAACCCAAGCCGTTGGATTGATTTGATGCACAAATCTAAAAAAACATCTCCATACATCATGTGTGATTCTAAAGCCTACCTTGACCATGATATGTTTGCAATAATGTCGGGCCCTACTATTGCTGCTATCTCTGTGGTGTTTGATCATGCTGAACATGAGGATGTCTACCAAACTTGTATAGATGGTTTCTTGGCTGTTGCAAAGATTTCAGCTTGCCATCATCTTGAAGATGTTTTGGATGATCTAGTAGTATCTCTATGTAAGTTCACAACTCTCTTGAATCCCTCAATGGTGGAGGAACCTGTTTTAGCCTTTGGCGATGATGCAAAAGCAAGGATGGCAACTGTTACAGTTTTCAATATAGCAAACGAATATGGTGATTTTATCCGTACTGGCTGGAGAAATATCTTGGATTGCATCTTAAGACTGCACAAGCTTGGCCTTCTTCCTGCTCGTGTGGCCAGTGATGCAGCTGATGATTCAGAGGCTTGTTCTGATCCAGGACATGGGAAACCCCTCACAAATTCATTGTCTGCTGCTCATATGCAATCCCTAGGTACTCCCAGAAGATCTTCAGGACTTATGGGCCGGTTTAGTCAACTCCTATCTCTAGATACAGAAGAGCCTAGGTCTCAACCTACTGAGCAACAACTTGCGGCTCATCAGCGCACACTGCAGACAATTCAGAAATGCCATATCGATACCATCTTCACAGGAAGTAAGTTTCTCCTAGCTGATTCTTTGTTGCAGTTGGCAAGGGCCCTCATATGGGCTGCAGGGAGACCTCAGAAGGGTAGTAGTTCCCCAGAGGATGAAGATACCGCAGTGTTCTGCTTGGAATTGCTGATTGCAATCACCTTGAACAATAGAGATAGAATAGAACTTCTTTGGCAAGGAGTTTATGAACATAGTGCTAATATTGTACACTCAACAATAATGCCTTGTGCTCTAATTGAGAAAGCTGTTTTTGGACTACTGCGCATCTGCCAGAGGCTTCTTCCTTATAAAGAGAACTTCGCAGATGAACTTCTAAAGTCGCTACATCTTGTTCTCAAGCTTGATGCCCGGGTAGCTGATGCATATTGCGAACAAATTACGCAGGAAGTGAGTCGGCTGGTTAAAGCAAATGCTCCACATATCCGATCTCAAATGGGATGGCGAAATATTACTCAATTACTTTCTTTTACAGCTCGACATACAGAAGCTTCGGAACCAGGATTTGATGCCCTATGTTTCATCATGTCTGAGGGAGCCCATTTGTCTTCAGCTAATTATGTTCTTTGCAATGATGCAGCAAGAAATTTTGCAGAATCCCGTACTGGACCAGCTGATAGACCTGCTTGTGCGGTGGATCTTATGGCAGGTTCTGTTGCTTGTTTAGCACGCTGGTCCAAAGATGCCAGGGAAGCGATGGCGGAGGCAGAAGCTTTGAAGCTGTCTCAGGATATAGGGGAAATGTGGCTGAGGCTTGTACAGGGTCTAAGGAAAGTTTGTCTGGATCAGAGAGAAGTTAGGAATCATGCTCTTTCATCCCTACAAATGTGCTTGACAGGAGTAGATGAAATTTACCTTCCACATGGTCTCTGGTTGCAGTGCTTTGATATTGTCATTTTCACAATGCTGGACGACTTGATTGAGCTCACATCACAGAAAGATTATCGAAACATGGAAGAGACGCTTGTTCTTGCCTTGAAGCTTTTAAGTAAGGTGTTTTTACAGTTGCTTCACGAGCTATCTCAATTGACCACCTTCTGTAAACTCTGGCTTGGAGTCCTCAACCGGATGGAGAAATACATGAAGGTGAAGCTCAGAGGTAAGAAAAGTGAAAAGCTTCAGGAGCTAGTCCCTGAACTTCTTAAGAACACCTTGGTTGTAATGAAATCTAAGGGGGTACTTGTTCAGAGGGGTGCTCTCGGCGGAGATAGCTTGTGGGAACTGACATGGTTGCACGTGAATAATATCGTTCCTTCTCTGCAATCTGAGGTGTTCCCTGATAATGAGTCAGGACACTTGGACTCTGACCAGACAGACATAGGTAGAAATGCATATGATGAAACTGGTCCGAGTTGA
- the LOC104116592 gene encoding vesicle transport v-SNARE 12-like — protein MSEVFEGYERQYCELSVNLSHKCTSAALLPDGEPKKQQTSELKVGLDDADVLIRKMDLEARSLQPSLKAALLAKLREYKSDLNKLKKEVNKLALTGANQAAHDLESGMMDPHAASANQRERLAMTTERLDQSSDRIRESRRAALETEDLGVSILGELQQQRESLLNSHHRLHGVDDAIDKSKKVLTSMSRRISRNKWIMGSVIGALILAIIIILYFKLFHH, from the exons ATGAGTGAAGTTTTTGAGGGATATGAGAGGCAGTACTGTGAACTCTCTGTCAATTTGTCTCACAAATGCACTTCCGCTGCTCTTTTACCTGATGGAG AGCCAAAAAAGCAACAGACATCCGAACTTAAAGTGGGATTGGATGATGCAGATGTGTTG ATACGAAAAATGGATCTTGAGGCAAGAAGTTTGCAGCCAAGTTTAAAAGCAGCACTACTTGCTAAACTAAGGGAATACAAATCAGATTTGAATAAACTGAAGAAAGAAGTTAATAAACTAGCCTTGACTGGTGCTAATCAAGCTGCCCATGATTTAGAGTCTGGAATGATGGATCCACATGCA GCTTCTGCAAATCAAAGGGAACGCTTAGCAATGACAACAGAGAGGCTAGATCAGTCAAGTGACAGAATCAGGGAGAGCCGGAGGGCTGCCCTGGAGACTGAAGACCTTGGTGTCTCAATCCTTGGGGAGTTGCAACAACAGCGTGAATCACTGCTAAATTCACATCATAGG CTTCATGGTGTGGATGATGCCATTGACAAGAGCAAGAAGGTCTTGACTTCTATGTCTAGAAGGATTAGCCGAAACAAGTGGATTATGGGCTCTGTAATTGGAGCCCTTATCCTGGCAATCATTATTATCCTGTATTTCAAGCTTTTTCACCATTGA
- the LOC104116594 gene encoding 26S proteasome non-ATPase regulatory subunit 11 homolog, whose protein sequence is MSSSYLPATSDSLAQASEAKTPSEAISILYRILENPSSSSEALRIKEQAIFNLCDLLSQENRAEDLKNLLSQLRPFFSLIPKAKTAKIVNKGIVDAMAKIPGTSDLQITFCKEIVQWTHSEKRTFLRQRIESKLAALLMENKEYSEALTLLSGLIKEVRRLDDKLLLLEIDLTESKLHYSLRNLPKAKAALTAARTAANAIYVPPDQQGDIDLQSGILHAEERDYKTAYSYFYEAFEAFNALATNDSKDASSKKDPKAKAKYIAKAIYSLKYMLLCKIMVNQADDVAGIISSRGLNYQGPELDAMKAVADAHSKRSLQLFEIALQNFKAQLDEDPIVHRHLSSLYDTLMEQNLCRLIEPFSRVEIAHIAELIELPADHVEKKLSQMILDKKFAGTLDQGAGCLVIFEDPKQDAIYPASLETVSNMGKVVDSLFVRSTKIMA, encoded by the coding sequence ATGTCGTCTTCGTATCTACCTGCAACCTCAGATTCACTAGCCCAGGCTTCTGAGGCTAAAACGCCATCTGAGGCTATCTCCATTCTCTACCGCATCCTTGAGAATCCTTCATCATCTTCCGAGGCCCTAAGGATCAAAGAGCAGGCAATTTTCAATCTGTGTGACCTCCTAAGTCAGGAGAATAGGGCTGAGGATCTCAAAAACCTTCTCAGCCAGTTGCGTCCCTTCTTCTCTTTAATACCCAAGGCAAAAACAGCCAAAATTGTTAATAAAGGAATTGTTGACGCAATGGCTAAAATACCGGGTACATCTGATCTTCAGATTACTTTTTGCAAAGAGATAGTTCAGTGGACCCATTCAGAGAAACGAACTTTCCTTCGTCAGCGAATTGAGTCAAAACTTGCAGCTCTTCTGATGGAAAACAAAGAGTATTCTGAAGCATTGACACTCCTTTCAGGACTGATCAAGGAGGTGAGAAGATTGGATGACAAGCTGCTTCTTCTGGAGATTGACTTGACGGAGAGCAAGCTCCACTATTCTTTGAGAAATCTTCCCAAAGCCAAGGCTGCACTTACAGCTGCTCGAACAGCAGCCAATGCTATTTATGTTCCTCCAGATCAGCAAGGTGACATTGATTTGCAGAGTGGGATACTTCATGCAGAAGAGAGAGATTATAAAACTGCCTACAGCTATTTCTATGAGGCATTTGAGGCATTTAATGCCCTTGCTACTAATGATTCCAAGGACGCTTCATCAAAAAAAGATCCGAAGGCCAAGGCAAAGTACATAGCCAAGGCCATATACAGCCTCAAGTATATGTTGCTATGCAAAATCATGGTCAACCAGGCTGATGATGTTGCGGGAATAATATCTTCACGTGGACTGAATTATCAGGGGCCAGAACTTGATGCTATGAAAGCTGTTGCCGATGCTCACTCCAAGCGATCTTTGCAGCTCTTTGAGATTGCTCTTCAGAACTTTAAGGCTCAGCTTGATGAAGATCCTATCGTCCATAGGCACCTCTCTTCGCTCTACGACACTTTAATGGAGCAGAATCTTTGCAGGTTGATTGAGCCTTTCTCAAGGGTCGAGATTGCTCATATTGCTGAGTTGATTGAATTGCCAGCTGACCATGTCGAGAAGAAGTTATCTCAAATGATATTAGATAAGAAGTTCGCTGGGACTCTGGACCAGGGTGCTGGATGCCTTGTAATTTTTGAGGACCCTAAGCAAGATGCAATTTACCCGGCTTCATTGGAAACCGTTTCGAATATGGGGAAGGTTGTTGACAGTCTCTTTGTAAGATCTACAAAGATAATGGCTTGA